In one Komagataeibacter sp. FNDCR2 genomic region, the following are encoded:
- a CDS encoding OmpH family outer membrane protein, producing the protein MLRKSGIRLLAATALLGWGTLVVPGARAQGAAGGGNAGWFVPKATQPPAAHAPQAAAPVPLPAPTADSEEAQSQNPPILPLPPVPKTPDVAKSAPPPAPIIGVISVPDVMRLSSAAQQAERVLGARRDDLARDAQKEQAGWRDEQQKLQGQARTMSSDQIQASERKLQERVIAAQKDFRNRNRIIQEAAQVSLGQIERELVQIIRQVAASHGMNLVLHREQVALSQESLDITQQVASQLNAVLPTVFIPAADVDPEVLAKSGTMPTTADAGTPAPAAPAKH; encoded by the coding sequence ATGTTGCGTAAATCCGGCATCCGTCTGCTTGCCGCAACCGCTCTGCTCGGGTGGGGAACTCTGGTCGTACCGGGCGCGCGCGCCCAGGGTGCAGCGGGGGGAGGAAACGCTGGCTGGTTCGTGCCCAAGGCAACCCAGCCCCCCGCCGCGCATGCCCCCCAGGCCGCGGCCCCCGTGCCGTTGCCGGCCCCCACGGCCGACAGCGAGGAAGCGCAGTCGCAGAATCCGCCGATCCTGCCCCTGCCGCCCGTGCCCAAGACGCCGGACGTGGCCAAGAGCGCGCCGCCGCCGGCGCCCATCATCGGCGTGATCAGCGTGCCGGACGTGATGCGCCTGTCCTCCGCGGCGCAGCAGGCCGAGCGGGTACTCGGCGCCCGGCGCGACGACCTGGCGCGCGATGCGCAGAAGGAACAGGCCGGGTGGCGTGACGAGCAGCAGAAGCTGCAGGGTCAGGCGCGCACCATGTCGTCCGACCAGATCCAGGCAAGCGAGCGCAAGCTGCAGGAACGCGTGATCGCGGCGCAGAAGGATTTCCGCAACCGCAACCGCATCATTCAGGAAGCGGCGCAGGTCTCGCTGGGGCAGATCGAGCGTGAACTGGTCCAGATCATCCGGCAGGTTGCGGCCAGCCATGGCATGAACCTCGTGCTGCACCGTGAGCAGGTCGCCCTGAGCCAGGAAAGCCTCGATATCACGCAGCAGGTGGCCAGCCAGCTCAACGCGGTGCTGCCCACGGTGTTTATCCCCGCCGCAGATGTGGACCCCGAGGTCCTGGCCAAATCGGGCACCATGCCCACCACGGCCGATGCCGGCACCCCCGCCCCGGCCGCGCCCGCCAAGCATTAA
- the lpxD gene encoding UDP-3-O-(3-hydroxymyristoyl)glucosamine N-acyltransferase, translating into MTVTPDNVPGDSRFFVTHGPFGLEALAQCSGADLRAAADGAGADRRFTGIAPLQSATRDQVSFLDNRRYLPLLEGTGAGAVIVAPAFADKVPGHAAVLVSRTPYLAWARVATLFYPPPPVRPGIHPTAVVGVECEIDPTAAIGPFTVLGERVRIGAGVDIGSHVTIGAGVEIGARCRIGAHVAISHALLGERVTLLPGARIGQEGFGFAVTPEGFESVPQLGRVILEDGVEIGANSTVDRGSIRDTVIGAGSRLDNLVQIGHNARLGRCCIVVSQAGISGSTELGDFVTVAAQAGLIGHIRIGAKARIGAQCGVMSDVEAGADVIGSPAMPFREFFRNVAFLRRMAKKTTQDGGSEKADKA; encoded by the coding sequence ATGACAGTGACGCCGGATAACGTACCGGGCGATTCGCGGTTTTTCGTAACGCACGGACCCTTCGGGCTGGAGGCCCTGGCGCAGTGCAGCGGGGCCGACCTGCGCGCGGCGGCGGATGGCGCGGGCGCTGACCGCAGGTTTACGGGCATCGCGCCGCTTCAGTCCGCCACGCGCGATCAGGTCAGTTTCCTTGATAACCGGCGCTACCTGCCCCTGCTTGAGGGAACGGGCGCGGGCGCGGTGATCGTCGCCCCCGCCTTTGCCGACAAGGTGCCGGGCCACGCGGCGGTTCTCGTGTCGCGCACGCCCTATCTGGCGTGGGCGCGCGTCGCCACCCTGTTCTACCCGCCGCCGCCGGTGCGGCCGGGCATCCACCCCACGGCGGTGGTGGGGGTGGAGTGCGAGATCGACCCGACCGCCGCCATCGGTCCCTTTACGGTGCTGGGTGAGCGGGTGCGTATTGGCGCGGGCGTGGATATCGGGTCGCATGTCACCATCGGCGCGGGCGTGGAAATTGGCGCGCGCTGCCGTATCGGCGCGCATGTGGCCATATCCCACGCCCTGCTGGGCGAGCGCGTGACGCTCCTGCCCGGTGCGCGGATCGGGCAGGAGGGGTTCGGCTTCGCCGTGACACCGGAAGGATTCGAGAGCGTGCCCCAGCTTGGCCGCGTCATTCTGGAAGACGGGGTCGAGATCGGGGCCAATTCCACGGTGGATCGTGGCTCGATCCGTGATACGGTGATCGGCGCTGGCTCACGCCTCGACAATCTGGTGCAGATTGGCCATAATGCGCGGCTGGGGCGCTGTTGTATCGTTGTGTCCCAGGCTGGTATTTCCGGTTCGACCGAACTGGGTGATTTCGTGACGGTCGCGGCGCAGGCCGGGCTGATCGGACATATCAGGATCGGTGCCAAGGCCCGGATCGGGGCGCAATGTGGTGTCATGTCCGATGTGGAGGCCGGGGCCGATGTGATCGGCAGTCCGGCAATGCCATTTCGGGAATTTTTCCGGAACGTGGCGTTTCTGCGTCGGATGGCCAAAAAAACGACGCAGGATGGAGGTAGCGAAAAGGCTGACAAAGCCTGA
- the fabZ gene encoding 3-hydroxyacyl-ACP dehydratase FabZ — protein sequence MDKEVEAVPADAIPATLASIDIMRIMEAIPHRYPFLLIDRMVDIVMGQSAVGIKNVTVNEPHFQGHFPARPVMPGVLIIEAMAQTAATLVVLTLGQAFEGKLVYFMTIDGAKFRRPVGPGDQLRIHVEKERSRANVWKFKGVARVDGVSVAEATFSAMIMG from the coding sequence GTGGATAAAGAAGTAGAGGCAGTGCCCGCGGACGCAATACCCGCGACCCTGGCATCGATTGACATCATGCGGATCATGGAGGCGATTCCCCATCGCTATCCCTTCCTGCTGATTGATCGCATGGTCGATATCGTGATGGGGCAGTCGGCGGTCGGCATCAAGAATGTCACGGTGAACGAACCGCATTTCCAGGGCCACTTTCCGGCGCGCCCAGTCATGCCGGGTGTCCTGATCATCGAAGCCATGGCCCAGACGGCGGCCACCCTTGTGGTGCTGACGCTGGGGCAGGCGTTTGAAGGCAAGCTGGTCTATTTCATGACGATAGACGGCGCGAAATTCCGCCGTCCCGTCGGGCCGGGCGACCAGTTGCGCATTCATGTCGAAAAAGAACGCAGCCGGGCCAATGTCTGGAAGTTCAAGGGCGTGGCGCGGGTTGATGGCGTATCGGTCGCCGAGGCGACATTCAGCGCCATGATCATGGGGTAA
- the lpxA gene encoding acyl-ACP--UDP-N-acetylglucosamine O-acyltransferase codes for MDERRGKSPEIHPSSIVSSRARIGSGVRIGPWCTVGPDVVIGDNVELISHVVVDGHTTLGEGVVCFPFTSVGMAPQDLKYRGEPTGCTIGARTTIREHVTIHRGTATGTGMTRIGSDCLIMANSHVAHDCTLGRGVIIVNNVVMGGHVVIGDDARIMGAAALHQFVRIGHAALVGGVCGVEADVIPYGSVLGNRARLVGLHWIWLRRNGVQPDEVRRMRQAFRALYPKVAHATGAVFQDRLEHVRQTYADDARVVEILDFIAAPSHRGLVRVQSGDMIESDGA; via the coding sequence ATGGATGAACGGCGTGGGAAGTCGCCTGAAATCCATCCGTCATCCATCGTGTCCAGTCGCGCCCGGATTGGCAGCGGGGTCCGTATCGGCCCGTGGTGCACGGTCGGGCCGGATGTCGTGATCGGGGATAATGTCGAACTGATCTCGCATGTGGTCGTCGACGGCCACACCACGCTGGGCGAGGGTGTCGTATGCTTTCCCTTCACCAGCGTGGGCATGGCGCCGCAGGATCTGAAATACAGGGGCGAGCCGACCGGCTGCACCATCGGGGCGCGCACCACCATCCGCGAACATGTGACCATCCATCGGGGCACGGCCACCGGCACGGGCATGACCCGCATCGGTAGCGATTGCCTGATCATGGCCAATTCCCACGTGGCGCATGACTGTACGCTGGGCCGGGGCGTGATCATCGTGAACAACGTGGTCATGGGGGGCCATGTGGTGATCGGCGATGACGCGCGCATCATGGGGGCCGCCGCCCTGCACCAGTTCGTGCGTATTGGCCATGCGGCGCTGGTGGGCGGCGTATGCGGGGTCGAGGCCGACGTGATTCCCTATGGCAGCGTGCTGGGCAACCGGGCGCGGCTGGTGGGGCTGCACTGGATCTGGCTGCGGCGCAACGGCGTCCAGCCTGACGAGGTGCGCCGCATGCGGCAGGCCTTCCGCGCGCTGTACCCCAAGGTGGCGCATGCCACCGGCGCGGTCTTTCAGGACCGTCTGGAACATGTGCGCCAGACCTATGCCGATGATGCCCGCGTGGTCGAGATCCTTGATTTCATTGCGGCTCCCAGCCATCGCGGCCTTGTGCGTGTCCAGAGCGGGGACATGATCGAGAGCGATGGCGCCTGA
- a CDS encoding LpxI family protein, whose translation MAPEPARPEPACVGILAGGGPLPGQVARAVARAGGRVFIVGFQGFAEPDVIGPWPHRMIRLAAAGEILSALHAHGCRDLVLIGPVRRPSLLNLRPDATGARILARIGKALFAGDDGLLGAIVRVLGEEGFTIRGAHEYLAGSVARHGVMGRVTPDDVAHADIALGQKVVRQLGALDIGQGCVVQGGLVLAVEALEGTDRMLERVAALRQPDRPGGVLVKMAKPDQERRADLPTIGPRTVAGAMAAGLRGIALEAGATLMTDPDACIAMADEAGLFLMGVGGGSEKIT comes from the coding sequence ATGGCGCCTGAACCGGCGCGCCCGGAGCCAGCCTGTGTGGGTATCCTGGCCGGTGGCGGCCCGCTGCCCGGTCAGGTCGCCCGGGCGGTGGCGCGGGCAGGCGGGCGGGTTTTCATTGTCGGGTTCCAGGGCTTTGCCGAACCCGATGTGATCGGCCCCTGGCCGCACCGCATGATCCGGCTTGCCGCGGCAGGTGAAATCCTGTCCGCGCTGCACGCGCATGGATGCCGAGATCTTGTGCTGATCGGCCCGGTACGGCGGCCCTCACTTCTCAACCTGCGGCCCGATGCGACGGGGGCACGGATTCTGGCGCGTATCGGCAAGGCGCTGTTCGCGGGGGATGACGGGCTTCTGGGCGCGATCGTGCGGGTACTGGGGGAGGAAGGCTTCACCATCCGGGGCGCGCATGAATATCTGGCGGGTTCCGTGGCGCGTCACGGCGTGATGGGACGGGTCACGCCGGATGACGTTGCCCATGCTGACATCGCCCTTGGCCAGAAGGTCGTGCGCCAGCTTGGCGCGCTGGATATCGGTCAGGGCTGCGTGGTGCAGGGCGGGCTCGTGCTGGCGGTCGAAGCGCTTGAAGGCACCGACCGGATGCTTGAACGTGTCGCGGCCCTGCGGCAACCTGACCGTCCCGGTGGTGTTCTGGTCAAGATGGCCAAGCCGGATCAGGAGCGACGCGCCGACCTGCCCACCATCGGGCCACGCACCGTTGCCGGCGCGATGGCGGCGGGGCTGCGTGGCATCGCCCTTGAGGCCGGGGCGACGCTCATGACCGATCCCGACGCCTGCATCGCCATGGCGGATGAGGCGGGACTGTTCCTGATGGGCGTGGGCGGCGGGAGTGAAAAAATAACCTGA